A genomic window from Exiguobacterium acetylicum DSM 20416 includes:
- the argC gene encoding N-acetyl-gamma-glutamyl-phosphate reductase, which translates to MKCTIIGATGYTGIELIRLLEAHPSFEIVCLMSDSMAGEFMHDVFPFMNKKTYSSLSSFSVEHLMETETDMVFLATPSGISKHYLEQLQNWSGYVIDLSGDLRLPSEAYAAWYDKEPIDLQLQQRATYGLPEWNRQAVASSKWIANPGCYATAVLLGLTPFLKEKKIDPSQIIIQASSGLTGAGKTLTAQTHHVHSSENVRLYKVNQHQHIPEIEQALFEWTGSSDPITFSTQLLPINRGIMAIMTVQPLIDLSEAEWRSWLIDQYATEPFVRIQQADPEIKSVVGSNHCDLTVYKDDRTGRVTIVSVIDNMQKGAAGQAVQNANILAGFDEMSGLTQQPIYI; encoded by the coding sequence ATGAAATGTACCATTATCGGAGCAACAGGATATACCGGAATTGAACTGATTCGCCTGCTAGAAGCACATCCTTCATTTGAGATCGTCTGTTTAATGAGTGACTCGATGGCAGGGGAATTCATGCATGATGTATTCCCATTCATGAATAAAAAAACATATTCCTCGTTATCTTCCTTTTCGGTCGAGCATTTGATGGAAACCGAGACAGACATGGTGTTCTTAGCGACACCGAGTGGGATTTCGAAGCATTACTTAGAACAACTTCAAAATTGGTCCGGTTATGTCATTGATTTGAGTGGCGATTTGAGACTTCCATCTGAAGCATATGCAGCGTGGTATGACAAGGAACCAATTGATCTCCAGTTACAACAAAGAGCAACTTATGGATTACCAGAATGGAATCGTCAAGCTGTTGCATCGAGCAAATGGATTGCGAATCCGGGCTGTTACGCGACAGCAGTTTTGCTCGGACTGACACCATTCTTAAAAGAGAAAAAAATCGATCCATCTCAAATCATCATTCAAGCTTCTTCTGGTCTAACGGGGGCTGGCAAAACGTTAACGGCACAAACGCATCATGTCCATTCCAGCGAAAACGTTCGTTTGTATAAAGTGAATCAGCATCAGCACATTCCGGAAATTGAGCAGGCGCTTTTCGAATGGACTGGATCATCGGATCCGATTACGTTCTCGACCCAACTACTACCGATCAATCGAGGCATCATGGCGATTATGACAGTCCAGCCGTTGATCGATTTATCGGAAGCGGAGTGGCGATCCTGGTTGATTGACCAGTATGCAACGGAACCATTCGTCCGAATCCAACAGGCTGATCCGGAAATTAAGTCCGTCGTCGGGAGTAATCATTGTGATTTGACCGTCTATAAGGATGATCGGACAGGGCGCGTGACCATCGTTTCAGTCATCGATAACATGCAAAAAGGAGCTGCCGGACAAGCCGTTCAAAATGCCAACATTTTAGCAGGATTTGATGAAATGTCTGGTCTGACCCAACAACCGATCTATATTTAA
- the argJ gene encoding bifunctional glutamate N-acetyltransferase/amino-acid acetyltransferase ArgJ gives MWQVQIETPLTITTPKGFQASGVHVGLKRKRKDLGLIWCEKGASAAAVYTTNQVQAAPITVTKQALQASQGHIHAVLVNSGNANACTGELGLSHAYTSQQALATHFGIAPEQVAIASTGIIGQPLAIDTLLAGIPQLMPTNDKDAANDFSHAILTTDTGTKSAGQQYMQGNVQISVCGVAKGSGMIHPNMATMLGFLTTDATIEPDVLQTLLRRTIHRTFNCITVDGDSSTNDMVMILASGAAGGATIVEGTDEALAFEQAIETVCQDLAKQIARDGEGATKLIEVTVDGTQTDEVARMIAKQVVGSSLVKTAIFGEDANWGRIIAAVGSIKEPLDVSNVDIKIGSQWVLQQSMPVLFDETIASRELAQQDVQIHIDLHDGTGRGHAYGCDLTYDYVKINASYRT, from the coding sequence GTGTGGCAAGTACAAATAGAGACCCCATTGACGATCACGACACCGAAGGGATTTCAAGCTTCAGGGGTACACGTCGGGCTAAAGCGAAAGCGGAAGGATCTTGGTTTGATTTGGTGTGAGAAAGGTGCAAGTGCCGCAGCTGTCTATACGACGAATCAGGTGCAAGCAGCACCGATCACTGTGACGAAGCAAGCGTTACAGGCGTCACAAGGACACATTCATGCAGTCCTCGTCAACAGCGGAAATGCGAATGCCTGCACAGGAGAACTTGGTCTATCACATGCGTATACATCACAACAAGCGTTAGCGACCCACTTCGGGATTGCTCCAGAACAAGTCGCGATTGCTTCAACAGGAATCATTGGTCAACCGTTAGCCATTGATACGTTACTGGCAGGTATTCCACAGCTGATGCCTACAAATGACAAGGATGCCGCGAATGATTTTTCCCATGCGATCCTGACGACCGATACCGGTACGAAATCTGCTGGTCAACAATACATGCAAGGCAATGTTCAAATTTCAGTATGTGGCGTGGCGAAAGGGTCAGGGATGATTCACCCGAACATGGCAACGATGCTTGGGTTCTTGACGACCGATGCAACGATTGAACCGGATGTCTTACAGACACTATTGCGCCGGACGATTCATCGGACGTTCAACTGCATTACCGTAGACGGTGACAGTTCGACGAATGACATGGTCATGATTTTAGCGAGCGGAGCTGCAGGAGGAGCAACGATCGTTGAAGGGACAGACGAAGCGTTAGCATTCGAACAGGCGATCGAAACGGTTTGCCAAGATTTAGCGAAACAGATTGCGCGGGACGGGGAAGGTGCGACGAAGTTGATCGAAGTGACGGTAGACGGAACACAAACTGATGAAGTAGCGCGGATGATCGCCAAACAAGTCGTCGGATCGTCTCTCGTCAAAACAGCAATCTTTGGGGAAGATGCGAACTGGGGACGAATCATCGCTGCAGTCGGGAGTATCAAGGAGCCACTTGATGTATCAAACGTTGACATCAAAATTGGTTCGCAGTGGGTGTTGCAACAGAGCATGCCTGTCTTATTCGATGAAACAATTGCATCGCGGGAGTTGGCACAGCAGGACGTTCAAATTCATATCGATTTACATGACGGCACAGGACGAGGGCACGCCTATGGATGTGATCTGACGTACGATTACGTCAAAATCAATGCGAGTTACCGGACATGA
- the argB gene encoding acetylglutamate kinase yields the protein MTKRKVIKLGGSVWEQLDARYFEEWKAWVETGNELLIVHGGGPLLSSYCEQEGIKPVFRNGVRVTTDGVLLGARRILAGEVQSGIVQQLNQAGIPAVGMSGLDGASVHGKTIKGLGAVGQITHIHPRLFTVLSTNGYVPVVTSLVTGEQGVLNSNGDACAIAVAKAWSVDRFELLTDVEGVKVNGDYQSEITSAAIEAAIASGEIYGGMIPKVEAMMQATQHGIPEVVIRSGKNALATGTQIKEELHECTTTHLSTY from the coding sequence ATGACGAAACGAAAAGTCATCAAACTAGGTGGTAGTGTGTGGGAGCAATTGGATGCGCGGTATTTCGAGGAATGGAAAGCGTGGGTCGAAACCGGTAACGAATTATTGATTGTCCATGGGGGCGGTCCTCTTCTATCGAGTTACTGTGAGCAAGAAGGAATCAAACCCGTGTTTCGGAACGGTGTCCGTGTAACGACGGATGGTGTCTTACTCGGGGCGCGACGGATCTTAGCAGGGGAAGTCCAATCCGGTATCGTCCAGCAGTTGAATCAAGCGGGGATCCCTGCCGTCGGAATGAGCGGTTTAGACGGCGCAAGCGTCCATGGTAAAACGATCAAAGGACTCGGGGCAGTCGGTCAAATCACGCACATTCATCCACGATTATTCACGGTGTTGAGTACGAATGGTTATGTGCCTGTCGTCACGTCCCTTGTCACAGGGGAGCAAGGTGTATTGAACAGTAATGGAGATGCGTGTGCAATTGCTGTCGCGAAGGCTTGGTCTGTCGACCGCTTTGAATTGTTGACGGATGTCGAGGGTGTAAAAGTAAACGGTGACTATCAATCAGAAATCACGTCTGCAGCCATCGAAGCTGCGATAGCGTCGGGAGAAATCTACGGGGGAATGATTCCGAAGGTCGAAGCGATGATGCAAGCCACTCAGCATGGTATTCCAGAGGTCGTCATTCGGTCTGGGAAAAATGCATTAGCTACAGGGACACAAATCAAGGAGGAATTACATGAGTGCACTACTACCCACTTATCAACGTACTGA
- a CDS encoding acetylornithine transaminase, whose translation MSALLPTYQRTDVELVKGQGSIVEDATGKTYLDFIMGIAVCNTGHRHPYIQQRLEEQLNQIWHTSNLFQIAAQERVAERLTEDSHLSRAFFCNSGAEANEAAYKLVRKWTGKTEVVTFKQSFHGRTFAMMGATGQEKIKAGYGEMVNGFKHLPFNEMESLSAITEQTAAVWLEIIQGEGGVVVADDAWLEALMKKAQQYDVKIIVDEVQTGIGRTGSRFAFEQTPLVPDIITLAKGLGSGLAVGALLATAEAAEVFTPGSHGSTFGGNPLAMTAAEATLDLLLSDTVMADVQGKGEYLRQQLEEKLPKSIVSSIRGRGLMVGIECTMPVAPLIDALRENGLLVVSAGPHVIRLLPSLFVTEQELMHAIEKIQLVCQQEVIV comes from the coding sequence ATGAGTGCACTACTACCCACTTATCAACGTACTGATGTGGAATTGGTCAAAGGACAAGGGTCGATCGTAGAAGATGCGACAGGGAAGACGTATCTGGATTTCATCATGGGAATCGCTGTCTGCAACACAGGGCACCGTCATCCTTATATTCAGCAACGGTTAGAGGAACAGTTGAATCAAATTTGGCATACGTCGAATCTGTTTCAAATCGCGGCCCAAGAGCGAGTCGCCGAGCGACTGACGGAAGACAGTCATCTTAGCCGTGCTTTCTTTTGTAACAGTGGTGCGGAAGCAAACGAGGCGGCGTACAAACTCGTTCGAAAATGGACAGGGAAAACGGAAGTCGTCACGTTTAAACAGTCCTTCCACGGGCGAACGTTTGCGATGATGGGCGCAACAGGACAGGAGAAAATCAAAGCGGGATACGGGGAGATGGTGAATGGCTTCAAACATCTACCGTTTAACGAGATGGAGAGTCTATCAGCGATTACGGAGCAAACTGCTGCCGTATGGCTTGAAATCATTCAAGGAGAAGGTGGGGTCGTCGTCGCTGATGATGCGTGGCTTGAAGCGTTGATGAAGAAGGCGCAGCAATACGATGTCAAAATCATCGTCGATGAAGTGCAGACCGGCATTGGTCGGACGGGTTCTCGTTTTGCGTTTGAGCAGACACCACTCGTACCGGATATCATTACCCTCGCGAAAGGGCTTGGGAGTGGACTCGCGGTCGGCGCGCTACTTGCGACGGCAGAGGCAGCGGAAGTATTCACACCTGGATCGCATGGCTCGACCTTTGGTGGGAATCCACTCGCGATGACAGCTGCGGAAGCAACACTTGATCTCTTGTTAAGTGACACTGTCATGGCAGACGTTCAAGGAAAAGGCGAATATTTACGTCAACAATTAGAGGAGAAATTACCCAAGTCAATCGTGAGTTCTATTCGTGGACGTGGCTTGATGGTTGGTATCGAGTGTACGATGCCTGTTGCACCGCTGATTGACGCTTTACGTGAGAATGGTCTTCTCGTCGTTTCGGCTGGTCCTCATGTCATTCGCTTATTACCATCGTTGTTCGTGACGGAACAGGAACTCATGCACGCCATCGAAAAAATACAACTCGTTTGTCAACAGGAGGTCATCGTATGA
- a CDS encoding carbamoyl phosphate synthase small subunit — protein MKQSGKLMLADGTTFTGSWQGTAPVKGEVVFFTGMTGYQEVLTDPSYQGQILVFTYPLIGQYGIQAEASESNQIQVAGVIVQTLAADGEGTSLASWLSKANIPILSEVDTRSLVHLLRTEGDQFGDMMQEDMAVTESIDTAYIASVSTTSDVEYVPEVEQGHIVCIDYGVKQSMIDALLERHMRVTVVPYDTTPEQVQALAPDGLLFSNGPGDPTQLDPFLSGIRELATSYPTLGICMGHQVLAHAFGCTLLKQHHGHRGANHPVRHLASGQVFMTSQNHGYAVDVKSIEASEMELAYEHINDGSVEGLIHPALPIMTVQFHPEASPGPTEAMVVFDQFVNSVLHQEVAYVG, from the coding sequence ATGAAACAATCCGGAAAACTAATGCTGGCGGACGGAACGACGTTTACCGGTTCGTGGCAAGGAACAGCTCCAGTCAAAGGCGAGGTCGTCTTTTTCACTGGAATGACAGGATATCAGGAAGTCTTGACGGATCCGTCTTATCAGGGTCAAATTCTTGTCTTCACATACCCGTTGATTGGTCAATACGGTATTCAAGCGGAGGCGTCAGAAAGCAACCAGATTCAAGTCGCTGGCGTCATCGTTCAAACATTAGCAGCGGACGGGGAAGGAACATCACTCGCGAGCTGGTTGAGCAAAGCGAATATTCCGATTTTGTCAGAAGTCGATACGCGTTCTCTTGTGCATCTATTACGAACGGAAGGCGACCAATTCGGAGACATGATGCAAGAGGATATGGCAGTCACTGAGTCAATCGACACAGCATACATCGCTTCCGTATCAACGACTTCAGACGTCGAATACGTACCGGAAGTCGAACAGGGTCACATCGTCTGTATCGATTACGGCGTAAAACAATCGATGATCGATGCTTTGCTTGAACGCCATATGCGTGTAACGGTCGTGCCATATGATACGACACCGGAGCAGGTTCAAGCACTGGCCCCAGATGGTCTGCTGTTCTCCAATGGACCTGGTGATCCGACACAACTGGATCCATTTCTTTCAGGAATCCGTGAATTGGCGACGAGCTATCCGACACTTGGTATTTGTATGGGGCACCAAGTCCTCGCTCATGCCTTTGGTTGTACCTTATTAAAACAACATCACGGGCACCGTGGGGCGAACCATCCCGTACGTCATCTAGCATCCGGGCAAGTGTTCATGACGTCTCAGAATCATGGTTATGCCGTTGATGTAAAAAGTATCGAAGCGTCTGAAATGGAACTTGCGTACGAACACATCAATGATGGATCCGTTGAAGGATTGATTCATCCGGCTCTACCGATCATGACAGTCCAATTTCACCCAGAAGCGAGTCCAGGACCGACAGAGGCGATGGTCGTCTTCGATCAATTCGTAAATAGCGTATTACATCAGGAGGTAGCATATGTGGGATAA
- the carB gene encoding carbamoyl-phosphate synthase (glutamine-hydrolyzing) large subunit, giving the protein MWDKQKVLVIGSGPIVIGQAAEFDYSGTQACQALREAGCEVILMNSNPATIMTDPSTADHVYIEAMTLEKATAIIEQDRPSHLLATVGGQTALNLAMSLEEAGVLEQYGVELLGTSLETIRDGEDRERFKQKMIELAQPLPESQTIESLAELEDFMAVHGVPLVIRPAFTLGGTGGGIAVTKDEARLLAQNGLQASPISQCLVEVSIAGYKEVEYEVMRDSADTTIIVCNMENIDPVGVHTGDSVVFAPIQSISDRMNQQLRTEARKIVSHLGVIGGCNIQFAIHPTEERYFVIEVNPRVSRSSALASKATGYPIAKLATRLALGERLDDCINPVTKETMASFEPTMDYITAKVPCFPFDLFTGSNRTLGTQMKATGESMAMGKTLEEALQKAWRGAGVEQAPLYPTWMRTAEADVLWKEIKAPTDRRLLAMLALLDRKETTVEELVEQTKVQALFVKVLQRLVDQQIKIKMTDISSIKTAKLMGFTDEQIALLTGVSAVDIEKLRKEQGILPVYHMIDTCAGEFKSATPYFYGNWSGQTEVTASTKKKVAVIGAGPIRIGQGIEFDYCSVHAVRALQASGYETIMINNNPETVSTDFEVADRLYVEPLTLEDVMHVLEAEDCQDVLVQFGGQTGIALASGLENAGYHLLGTTADVIDQMEDRERFYQFLDDIGIDRIPGQEVATYEQMIEVATTIGYPVMIRPSYVIGGKGMHIIHDQEQLETIVSELAFPVLVDAYLQGKEIEVDCITDGTTTYVPILMEQLERAGVHSGDSTMILPPVSLNATVQSEIERIAQMIGQQMDYKGAYNIQFVLHDDQVYVLEINPRASRTLPIVAKVTGQPILQWAVQAAVGQAVALPTEQTKLDFHAVKTPVFSTLKLQGVDPKTGPVMRSTGETLQWTTDGLALERFIFDETTKRHLTTRDIIVAGADTEAFGMGVALDETIDWAQCAIFYSHVIEEKASREAALAAGVQVLTEPELAHYHLQATEKSPYAVKALHTWTEPIKEEVK; this is encoded by the coding sequence ATGTGGGATAAACAGAAAGTACTCGTCATCGGTTCGGGTCCGATCGTCATCGGGCAAGCAGCAGAATTTGATTATTCCGGCACACAAGCCTGTCAGGCGCTTCGAGAAGCGGGATGCGAGGTCATCTTAATGAATTCGAATCCGGCTACTATCATGACGGATCCGAGCACGGCAGATCATGTCTACATTGAGGCGATGACCCTTGAAAAAGCAACGGCCATCATCGAACAAGATCGACCATCCCATCTCCTAGCGACAGTCGGTGGACAAACGGCACTCAATCTTGCGATGTCACTCGAAGAAGCAGGCGTACTTGAGCAATACGGTGTCGAACTTCTAGGGACATCGCTTGAGACAATCCGAGACGGAGAAGATCGTGAACGATTCAAGCAAAAGATGATCGAACTCGCGCAACCGCTCCCGGAAAGTCAAACAATCGAGTCGTTAGCAGAACTTGAAGATTTCATGGCAGTACACGGGGTGCCACTCGTCATCCGACCAGCCTTTACGCTCGGGGGAACGGGCGGTGGAATCGCGGTGACGAAGGACGAGGCACGTTTGTTAGCGCAGAACGGCTTACAAGCGAGTCCGATTTCGCAGTGTTTGGTTGAAGTGAGTATCGCTGGCTATAAAGAAGTCGAATACGAAGTCATGCGTGACAGCGCAGATACGACGATCATCGTCTGCAACATGGAAAACATTGATCCTGTCGGTGTCCATACTGGAGACTCTGTCGTCTTTGCACCGATTCAATCGATTTCAGATCGAATGAATCAGCAATTGCGGACGGAAGCGCGGAAAATCGTATCGCACCTCGGTGTCATCGGTGGATGTAACATTCAATTCGCGATCCATCCGACGGAAGAACGCTACTTCGTCATTGAAGTCAATCCGCGTGTCAGTCGTTCTTCGGCACTTGCTTCCAAGGCGACGGGATATCCGATCGCGAAATTAGCGACACGTCTTGCGCTCGGTGAGCGACTTGATGACTGCATCAATCCTGTCACGAAGGAGACGATGGCGAGTTTTGAACCGACGATGGATTATATCACGGCAAAAGTGCCTTGTTTCCCTTTCGATCTATTTACCGGCAGTAACCGGACGCTTGGAACGCAAATGAAGGCAACGGGTGAGAGCATGGCGATGGGGAAGACGCTAGAAGAAGCGTTACAAAAGGCGTGGCGTGGTGCAGGAGTCGAGCAAGCGCCTCTTTATCCGACATGGATGAGAACAGCGGAGGCTGACGTATTGTGGAAAGAAATAAAGGCGCCGACGGATCGTCGCTTGCTTGCGATGCTCGCGCTACTGGATCGCAAGGAGACGACCGTCGAAGAACTCGTCGAACAGACGAAAGTACAAGCTTTATTCGTCAAAGTACTCCAACGCCTCGTTGATCAGCAAATAAAAATTAAAATGACAGACATCTCTTCTATCAAAACTGCGAAGCTGATGGGCTTTACGGACGAACAAATTGCCCTTCTGACGGGTGTCAGTGCTGTAGACATCGAGAAGTTACGTAAAGAGCAAGGCATCCTTCCTGTCTATCACATGATTGATACATGTGCGGGAGAGTTCAAGAGTGCGACTCCTTATTTCTACGGAAACTGGAGTGGTCAAACGGAAGTCACAGCATCGACGAAAAAGAAAGTCGCTGTCATCGGTGCGGGACCAATTCGGATCGGTCAAGGAATCGAATTTGATTATTGTTCCGTTCACGCGGTACGTGCATTACAAGCATCCGGTTACGAAACAATCATGATCAACAATAACCCGGAGACCGTCTCGACCGACTTCGAAGTCGCAGATCGCCTGTATGTCGAGCCGTTGACACTTGAAGACGTCATGCATGTGCTAGAAGCAGAGGATTGCCAAGACGTCTTAGTCCAGTTCGGAGGACAAACGGGGATTGCGCTTGCGTCTGGTTTGGAGAACGCCGGTTATCATCTTCTCGGAACGACGGCAGATGTCATCGATCAAATGGAAGACCGTGAGCGGTTCTATCAATTTTTAGATGACATTGGTATCGATCGTATTCCAGGACAAGAAGTGGCGACGTACGAACAAATGATAGAAGTCGCAACAACGATCGGTTACCCGGTCATGATTCGTCCTTCCTATGTCATCGGAGGTAAAGGAATGCACATCATCCACGATCAAGAGCAATTAGAGACGATCGTTTCCGAATTAGCATTCCCGGTCCTCGTGGATGCCTACCTCCAAGGAAAGGAAATCGAAGTCGACTGCATTACGGACGGAACAACGACGTACGTTCCGATTTTGATGGAGCAATTGGAACGGGCAGGAGTTCACTCTGGAGATTCGACGATGATTCTGCCACCTGTATCGCTCAACGCTACCGTTCAGAGCGAAATCGAGCGAATCGCGCAGATGATCGGACAACAGATGGATTATAAAGGAGCGTACAATATCCAATTCGTCTTGCATGACGATCAAGTCTACGTCTTGGAAATCAATCCGCGTGCCTCTCGCACGTTACCGATCGTCGCCAAAGTAACGGGTCAACCGATCTTACAGTGGGCAGTCCAAGCTGCGGTCGGTCAAGCGGTCGCACTACCAACGGAACAGACGAAACTTGATTTCCATGCCGTCAAGACCCCTGTTTTTTCAACGTTAAAGTTACAAGGCGTCGATCCGAAAACAGGCCCAGTCATGCGTTCGACAGGTGAAACGCTGCAATGGACGACAGACGGACTGGCGCTGGAACGTTTCATTTTCGACGAGACGACGAAACGACATTTGACGACGAGAGACATCATCGTTGCTGGAGCAGATACAGAGGCTTTCGGAATGGGTGTAGCGTTAGATGAAACGATTGACTGGGCACAATGTGCGATTTTCTATTCGCACGTGATAGAAGAAAAAGCGAGTCGCGAAGCAGCGCTTGCTGCCGGGGTACAAGTTCTGACAGAACCTGAACTAGCACATTATCATCTACAAGCGACAGAAAAGTCCCCTTATGCTGTGAAGGCACTTCATACATGGACAGAGCCGATCAAGGAGGAAGTAAAATGA
- the argF gene encoding ornithine carbamoyltransferase, which translates to MKTMQQLQHFLTMAELTPEALTELLALAKDIKHQPSVYQNALSHKKVALLFEKASTRTRLSFEVGVAELGGHPIVLSGADMQIGRGEPLSDTIQVMSRYVDALMIRTFGHEIVDTLAAHGTIPIINGLTDLHHPCQVLADLLTIEETFGTRSGKILTYIGDGNNMAHSLMIGGALSGMEVRICAPEAYAPDPQIVHEAQVIAKETGGNIIVMTDPEEAASGADVVYTDVFASMGQEEEATMRLQAFEGYQVNANIMNQANDEAIFLHCLPAHRGEEVTADVIDGKQSVIFDQAENRLHAQKALLVTLLG; encoded by the coding sequence ATGAAGACGATGCAACAACTGCAACATTTCTTAACGATGGCGGAACTGACGCCGGAAGCACTGACGGAGCTATTGGCACTCGCGAAAGACATCAAGCATCAGCCGAGTGTCTACCAAAACGCATTAAGCCATAAAAAAGTGGCCTTATTGTTTGAAAAGGCATCGACGCGAACACGTCTATCGTTTGAGGTGGGTGTCGCCGAACTCGGTGGACATCCGATCGTGCTAAGTGGAGCAGATATGCAAATCGGGCGGGGGGAGCCGCTCTCAGATACGATTCAAGTCATGAGCCGTTACGTCGATGCCCTGATGATTCGGACGTTCGGTCATGAGATCGTCGACACGCTTGCGGCACATGGTACGATTCCAATCATCAATGGATTGACGGATCTACACCATCCGTGCCAAGTCCTTGCTGACTTGCTGACAATCGAAGAGACATTTGGAACACGATCCGGAAAGATTTTGACATATATCGGGGACGGAAATAACATGGCGCATTCGCTGATGATTGGTGGAGCGCTCAGTGGAATGGAAGTTCGCATCTGTGCGCCGGAGGCGTATGCTCCTGATCCACAAATCGTTCATGAGGCACAAGTCATTGCGAAGGAAACGGGTGGAAACATCATCGTCATGACGGATCCTGAGGAAGCAGCGAGTGGTGCAGACGTCGTGTATACGGATGTCTTCGCGAGTATGGGACAAGAAGAAGAAGCGACGATGCGTCTGCAAGCATTTGAAGGATATCAGGTTAATGCCAATATTATGAATCAAGCAAATGATGAAGCTATTTTCTTGCATTGCCTTCCGGCGCATCGCGGGGAGGAAGTCACGGCGGACGTCATCGATGGCAAGCAATCTGTCATCTTCGATCAAGCCGAGAATCGCCTCCACGCACAAAAAGCGTTGCTCGTCACATTACTTGGATAA
- a CDS encoding MBL fold metallo-hydrolase, producing MIQMKMPGVTIYQSTLMKTTSTLIETPDCLIVVDPGWLPDEIATIRRDVEIVRRERPLYVVYTHAHFDHILGAYAFTDAIVIASKPFIDVDRQEALQAVQDFNDEFYIDSPVLFPDVTHVIHESETILTIGQTKLIFFLTPGHESTHLSFIVMPLHLLVCGDYASDVEIPLIEHDSSEYLTTLELLESFIYEYEVKLLIPGHGHICDVRTEMIERLHQSYDYILALRAGKESDWAPSWQTTSFMKRLHEKNKRQIKKRTRRTISPTPL from the coding sequence ATGATTCAGATGAAAATGCCTGGCGTGACGATTTATCAAAGTACACTCATGAAAACGACCTCAACATTGATCGAGACGCCTGATTGTCTGATTGTCGTCGATCCTGGTTGGCTTCCCGATGAGATTGCAACGATTCGTCGAGACGTCGAAATCGTGCGTCGCGAACGACCGTTATACGTTGTCTATACGCATGCCCATTTCGATCATATTTTAGGTGCCTACGCCTTTACGGATGCCATCGTCATCGCTTCTAAACCGTTCATCGATGTCGACCGACAAGAAGCGCTCCAAGCCGTACAAGACTTTAACGATGAATTTTACATCGACTCCCCCGTGCTATTTCCAGATGTGACGCATGTCATCCATGAGTCTGAAACGATTTTGACGATTGGTCAGACGAAGCTGATCTTCTTTTTGACACCTGGTCATGAATCGACTCATCTTTCCTTCATCGTCATGCCACTCCACTTGTTAGTCTGCGGCGACTATGCTTCCGATGTTGAAATCCCCTTGATTGAACACGATTCCTCTGAGTATTTGACGACGCTCGAGCTACTCGAGTCATTCATTTATGAATATGAAGTCAAACTGTTGATACCCGGACACGGTCACATTTGTGATGTCCGAACGGAGATGATTGAACGACTTCATCAGAGCTATGATTACATCCTCGCACTCCGTGCCGGAAAAGAATCCGACTGGGCACCGTCTTGGCAAACGACCTCTTTCATGAAACGTCTGCACGAAAAAAATAAGCGACAAATCAAAAAAAGAACAAGAAGAACGATTAGCCCGACGCCATTATGA